The DNA segment CACTCAATTCTTTAGTGTTCCTTTTAATTTCTTAAGTGAAGGTGAAACTGCAGATTATATCAATACGGGTGCATGGAGTAAAAAGGCTATTAAAGAAGCACAGCTATTTGGTGGTATAAACGAAGCCTTTACCAGTGCAGACTCTAACTTTAACAGAGTTCCTGGCAAAGGAGAATTGAACCTGTCTGATGGATCTAAGTATGTTCACTTTACTTCAAATAATACCATATTTGGAACGCAGTTCGATTCGGAACCGAATACTAATGGAGTCCCTTTGGTTTGTGACACTTCTTCTGATTTTCTATCCCGCCCTATTGATGTTCAGAAGTATGGAGTTATTTATTCCGGAGCTCAAAAAAACCTTGGGCCTGCTGGTGTAACCGTCGCTATTATTAAAAAGGACTTCCTCCAACTTGCGACCAAAACCAATATCCCTACCATGGTAAGTTATCATACCCATGCAAATGGAGCTATGTTCAACACTCCCCCAACCTTTGCTATTTATATGGTTAACCTGGTTCTCGAGTGGATTGAAAATAAGGGCGGGCTGGAATACTTCAAGCAATTCAATGAAGAAAAAGCATCTCTCATTTATAATGAAATTGATTCCGATGATTTCTATTCGGGTACCGCAGAACTGAACTCTCGTTCAAATATGAATGTATGCTTCCGGCTTTCTTCTGAAGAACTTGAGGCTGAATTCCTAAAAGAAGCTACTTCAAACGATTTAGTTGCCTTGAAAGGACACCGAAGCGTTGGAGGTATTCGAGCGAGTATTTATAATGCCTGCCCAAGAGAAAGCGTTGAAGCGCTCGTGAGTTTTATGAAAGAATTCCGATCCAAAAAAGGGTGATCCACTGTGATTTGGGTGAATCTTTGACAATTTCACCCACCCCTAACCCCTCCCAAGAGGGGAATGTCTTTGATTGAGTAAGAAATTTAACAGCGAGCGTCCCCTCCTTTGGAGGGGATTGAGGGGTGGGTCAACTTACAACGCAAAGATAAAGTTTTTCTAATAGGCTCCGATCATTGTGAGAAAATGGTCAATCGTATTTGGAACAAAGGCGAACATATAAATGATGCCCCATGCAGCTCCCGCGATATGAGCCTCATGATTGATCTTTCCTTCTTTTTTACTAGCCCAAATGCTGTAACCGATAAAGAGTATCCCCAGAACGAAAGCAGGAATTGGAATCGGCAATAATATTGAGACTAATTTTTCGAAAGGATACATAATTATATAAGCGAATAGCACACTTTCAACTGCTCCGGAAGCACCAATTGTTGCATACTCAGGATTATCTCTATGCTTGATTAGCGAGGGAACCGACGATGCTAATAACCCCGTAAAATAGAGGATGAGAAAATGTTCCTGGCCAATAGTATGCTCGATTACCGGACCGAAAACCAAAAGAGTAATCATATTGAATAGCAAATGAGTTAAACCACCATGCAGAAAACCTGAGGTAATAAGCTCATACCAGGTATTATTTCTTACCGTCCTATAGGGAATAAACATTCCTACTTCCATAATCCTTGGCGTCTGGTAAACCGCAATGAATACGAGAACATTAATACCGATAAGAATAAAAGTGATTGGCATTTTTCAAAAATTTAGGCGCTATTCAAAAGTAAGATTTAAGGAAAAAACAACTAGAGACATCCTTCTGCCTGCTTTCTGTCATTCCCGCGAAGGTGGGAATCTAGTTTCAGCTTTTACAAGCAGGGTTTTGCTTCTTGCTTAGATCTGGATTCCGGCTTACGCCGCGGAATGACTCTTTCAGTTTTCCAGAAAGTTTCTAACCTAAAACTGGCGCTAAGGTAGAAATATCCTCGTTCAGTTTTAAGGAATTAATGTTTGGAATACTTTTTTACTGGCATATAGTTTCCATTCTCTTTTTTTGAAAATATATTTACCGAACGGCGAATCTATCATCTACATCAATGACTTCTTATAAACGAGTTCTCGGTATAGCTACTCTATTACTGATTTTTTCTGCTTGTGGCGTAAGTAATCGAACTGCTACAAATAATACCTCTACGCCCTCTTCAAGGACATCTCCTGACGCTCCATCTGGTGATATAAACGCTATAGAAACAGGAGTGGCGAGTTGGTATGGACCTGATTTTCATGGCCGAGATACTGCAAATGGAGAAAAGTATAATATGAATGGACTCACAGCAGCTCACCGAACTCTTCCATTCAACACCGAAGTTCTGGTTGAAAATCTGGACAACGGGAAAACCGTTCAGGTTCGAATCAATGACAGAGGGCCTTACGCAAAAGACCGAATTATAGATCTTTCGAAAGGAGCGGCTGAAAAAGTAGATATGATTGGACCGGGTACAGCAAGGGTTCGCATTTACCTCATGAATAGTGATGATCCCATTCCCAAAAACTTAAAAACAGCAAAATATACGGTACAACTCGGATCCTATAATGACCGCGCCTCCGCTGAGAAAAAAGCAGCAGAAATCAGAAGCAGCAGGGTTGAAGAAGTTATTGTTGATGGACAAACCTATTACCGTGTATACTTTGGAGATTTCTATAACCCTTCCATTGCCCTTGAAGCAAAAGAGCGCTTAGAAGGATTGGGACACAAAGGTTTTGTGAAGCAAGTCGACAATATTTAAGCTTCGGGATTGATAAGGCTTGAATTTGGGTTACCTGCCTGAATCAAGATTATCATCCATGAAAAAAGACATCATTATTATTGGTAGTGGCTTTGGCGGATTAGGTGCTGCATCGCGCCTGCTTTCCTCGGGTCATAATGTTACTATCCTAGAAAAGAGAGATAAGCTAGGAGGCCGAGCTTATGTTTATGAGCAAAACGGTTTCAAATTCGATGGAGGCCCTACAGTAATTACAGCTCCTTTTATGTTCGATGACATTTGGGAAGCTGCCGGTAAAAAAAGAAGTGATTATGTAGAGTTTGTTCCTTGTGACCCTTTTTATAGAATTTTTGACCATACCGGGAAAAGCTTCGACTACAATAATGATCATGAATTTACGGTCAAGGAAATCAAAAAGAGGAGCCTTTCGGATGCAGATGGTTATGAAAAATTCCTGGGTACCACTAAAGCTATTTTTGATAAAGGATTTACAGAATTAGCTGATCAGCCTTTTCTGAAGTTTACTGATATGTTAAAAGTGGCTCCTGATTTGATCAAGCTTCAGAGCTATAAAAATGTATACTCATATGTAAGTCAATTCATCAAAGATGAGTTTTTGCGACAATGTTTTTCATTCCACCCTTTATTAGTAGGCGGTAACCCATTCGATACGACTTCCATTTACGCCATGATCCATTACCTGGAAAGAGAATGGGGCGTACATTATGCGATGGGAGGAACGGGAGCCATTGTTCATGCTTTTGAAAAATTAATTACTGAACAAGGCGGGAAATTCCATCTTGAAGCCGAAGTAGAAGAAATCCTGGTAAAAAACGGGAAAGCTGTAGGTGTTCGCCTTAAAAATGGAGAGCAGCTTGATGCTGATGTTGTAGTGTCCAATGCAGATGTAGCATTTACCTACAAAAACCTGATTAATCCTACCCATCGAAGAAAATATACGGATAGCAAAATCGAGCGCACCAAATATAGTATGTCTCTTTTTGTAATTTATTTTGGAACAAAAAAGAGATATCTGGATTCAGGTCTTGCCCACCATAACATCATTCTTGGCAAAAGATATAAAGGCTTGTTGGATGATATCTTTCACAAAAAGAATGTAGCGGATGACTTCTCCCTATACCTTCACATGCCTACCATTACCGATTCAAGTATTGCACCAGAAGGCCATGAGGGTTTCTATGTATTATCACCAGTACCTCATCTGGATAGCGGTACTGACTGGACAGAATTTGCTCCAAAGTACAGGGATGCTATCATGAATTTCCTTGAGGAAAATTATTTACCAGGACTCCAGGATAATCTGGTAGCTGAGCATTATATCGATCCGCTTCATTTCCAAAACGAGTTGAACTCATACAAAGGATCTGCTTTTTCGGTAGAACCTATTTTAACACAGTCGGCCTGGTTCAGACCTCATAATAAGTCAGAAGATGTGGATGGATTGTATTTTGTAGGAGCAGGTACT comes from the Balneola sp. genome and includes:
- the serC gene encoding 3-phosphoserine/phosphohydroxythreonine transaminase — its product is MKRVHNFSAGPAILPLEVLQKAQEELVDYKGTGTSIMEKSHRGPEYTEIDAQARQRLSTILGLGDDFEIMFLQGGASTQFFSVPFNFLSEGETADYINTGAWSKKAIKEAQLFGGINEAFTSADSNFNRVPGKGELNLSDGSKYVHFTSNNTIFGTQFDSEPNTNGVPLVCDTSSDFLSRPIDVQKYGVIYSGAQKNLGPAGVTVAIIKKDFLQLATKTNIPTMVSYHTHANGAMFNTPPTFAIYMVNLVLEWIENKGGLEYFKQFNEEKASLIYNEIDSDDFYSGTAELNSRSNMNVCFRLSSEELEAEFLKEATSNDLVALKGHRSVGGIRASIYNACPRESVEALVSFMKEFRSKKG
- a CDS encoding rhomboid family intramembrane serine protease — encoded protein: MPITFILIGINVLVFIAVYQTPRIMEVGMFIPYRTVRNNTWYELITSGFLHGGLTHLLFNMITLLVFGPVIEHTIGQEHFLILYFTGLLASSVPSLIKHRDNPEYATIGASGAVESVLFAYIIMYPFEKLVSILLPIPIPAFVLGILFIGYSIWASKKEGKINHEAHIAGAAWGIIYMFAFVPNTIDHFLTMIGAY
- a CDS encoding septal ring lytic transglycosylase RlpA family protein yields the protein MTSYKRVLGIATLLLIFSACGVSNRTATNNTSTPSSRTSPDAPSGDINAIETGVASWYGPDFHGRDTANGEKYNMNGLTAAHRTLPFNTEVLVENLDNGKTVQVRINDRGPYAKDRIIDLSKGAAEKVDMIGPGTARVRIYLMNSDDPIPKNLKTAKYTVQLGSYNDRASAEKKAAEIRSSRVEEVIVDGQTYYRVYFGDFYNPSIALEAKERLEGLGHKGFVKQVDNI
- a CDS encoding phytoene desaturase: MKKDIIIIGSGFGGLGAASRLLSSGHNVTILEKRDKLGGRAYVYEQNGFKFDGGPTVITAPFMFDDIWEAAGKKRSDYVEFVPCDPFYRIFDHTGKSFDYNNDHEFTVKEIKKRSLSDADGYEKFLGTTKAIFDKGFTELADQPFLKFTDMLKVAPDLIKLQSYKNVYSYVSQFIKDEFLRQCFSFHPLLVGGNPFDTTSIYAMIHYLEREWGVHYAMGGTGAIVHAFEKLITEQGGKFHLEAEVEEILVKNGKAVGVRLKNGEQLDADVVVSNADVAFTYKNLINPTHRRKYTDSKIERTKYSMSLFVIYFGTKKRYLDSGLAHHNIILGKRYKGLLDDIFHKKNVADDFSLYLHMPTITDSSIAPEGHEGFYVLSPVPHLDSGTDWTEFAPKYRDAIMNFLEENYLPGLQDNLVAEHYIDPLHFQNELNSYKGSAFSVEPILTQSAWFRPHNKSEDVDGLYFVGAGTHPGAGLPGVLSSSIIAQNLIGNA